In Xiphias gladius isolate SHS-SW01 ecotype Sanya breed wild chromosome 6, ASM1685928v1, whole genome shotgun sequence, a single genomic region encodes these proteins:
- the dot1l gene encoding histone-lysine N-methyltransferase, H3 lysine-79 specific isoform X2 has translation MERKDRQHKVIYQTLSQGRSEDTIFISFKTIEVDHQLKERFANMKEGGKIVSSKPFAPLNFRINSRNLSDIGTIMRVVELSPLRGSVSWTGKPVSYYLHTIDRTILENYFASLKNPKLREEQEAARRRQQKDTKDSKSNSTTPTKPKEQTKQDSCGEEERPSLVTVVKPSAKPRRTRLLSKGRKLNNKKRGRPKKAAPAAEKKNKKNQSALDLLHAKTLSAAPPQDAYRPPQSPFYQLPPKVQHYPSSQLLLSPTPPGLQQLLDNIKVQYLQFMAYMKTPQYRSNLQQLLEQEKQKHRDLSGQAEQLHSVCQSHKDKIKGLFQTKLDELGVKALTVEDLLQAQKEISAHNRQLKEQTKQLERDMALLRDHSLLLLKSRCEELKLDWGSLCLESLLKEKQALRRQISEKQRHCLELQISIVELEKSQRQQELLQLKSYSPCEGSPYRKSLESRSSTDMDSSKLGLSSAPALNGISPELSINGTSSPCFDRANIKGELLSRYLPISPDHEIVPATPDARQRQQGSSHALPDYTRFSPAKIALRRHLNQDPTASAHLRGPGLTTHRELGSVNSPLGAKQNCPSPNASDAQKSSERGGKERSPSVQGDNSITSLPISIPLSTVHPSKLPVSIPLASVVLPSRAERLRSTPSPVSQAGQTNGYSSSSGLMNGGPHLEDHNGVSSSPPPHSNTPLIGPIGRGGPIQSPPLSTGGVLQYADGPPRILPEDEQDRQGGESDTEPQDSELRRRIFFSSSSSSSSSSSLSGSGGSTAGGSRLHHHTGNSAKQGYHSNHGNHHHQSPGTQHTHTPTHTLSSHSSHTLGSQEGRKRGRRKRSSAGPVTASGSPKRRSFPGVSSNNHSSGSPLNINSMVNNINQPLEISAISSPEQSSRSPSGPDLDQPPILKRERPLELNGTGRYSSAPSSDDEDSGYPADSSSSRIERKIATISLESRDGPGRLGDSERGRKSGSSSGNSTGSEASSSSSLSSTSKWKSTFSPISDPKQPNSELRQGGSPFGMGGSSRGNDSDSDHKQQHQQVRKGSDGESSSYMTPNPFLSQEAGTRGGGSCSGGGPQGGSGSDQRQALQKQKAPRDWELKTSSSLASQNLFISAAASSGGGILSGKVGGSPVAVSSTTGSSVGQYLGSPFPLGGTSVLQSLFGAQTGGSTVSGTPRLVNGHSALGSFSSAGLAGGAAGGIFHHVVPSVSSHQFGATLPTSGGLSSLLSLSSSSSTSTQTQQHTIPQPASTRLASASSPLPLSLSQAQHSRTQSVLHSPSPPTLSLPPPPPLHSVPSSSAPPHSDAPPSSRSDSLHSSRLSHSSLHHQRAQSSLALSISSSTSVSSASVSAAAAAATASLSSSSLSTSSSSRPFAVHYSPRLPPPPPATSSGGGGSMWRTQGMHGTYITSQLPGSRPR, from the exons ATGGAAAGAAAGGATCGCCAACACAAGGTGATATACCAAACCTTGTCACAGGGACGGTCTGAAGACacaattttcatttcttttaagaCCATTG AGGTAGATCACCAGCTGAAGGAGCGTTTTGCTAATATGAAGGAAG GTGGGAAAATTGTATCCTCCAAACCTTTTGCACCTTTAAATTTTAGAATAAACAGTCGAAACTTGAGTG ATATTGGCACAATAATGCGTGTGGTGGAGCTTTCTCCACTGAGGGGCTCTGTGTCCTGGACTGGAAAACCAGTTTCGTACTACCTGCATACCATAGACCGCACCATA CTTGAAAACTATTTTGCTAGTCTCAAAAATCCTAAACTCAGG GAGGAGCAAGAGGCAGCTAGGCGACGTCAGCAGAAGGATACGAAGGACAGTAAAAGCAATAGCACCACACCCACGAAACCGAAAGAACAAACCAAG CAGGACTCCTGTGGAGAGGAGGAGCGTCCCAGCTTGGTGACAGTGGTCAAGCCTTCTGCCAAACCCCGAAGAACCCGACTCTTGTCCAAAGGTCGCAAGTTGAACAACAAGAAGCGTGGTCGACCCAAGAAAGCTGCCCCGGctgctgagaagaaaaacaagaagaatcAGAGCGCGCTGGATTTGCTGCATGCCAAGACTCTTTCTGCGGCACCCCCTCAGG ATGCATACCGGCCACCTCAGAGTCCCTTCTACCAGCTACCTCCCAAGGTCCAGCACTATCCCTCGAGTCAACTGCTGCTGAGCCCGACTCCACCTGGTCTGCAACAACTCCTAG ATAACATCAAAGTTCAATACCTCCAGTTTATGGCCTACATGAAGACTCCTCAGTACCGCTCCAACCTGCAGCAGCTTTTAGAACAGGAGAAG CAAAAACACAGGGACCTGTCAGGGCAGGCAGAGCAGCTccactctgtctgtcagtctcaCAAGGACAAGATCAAAGGTCTCTTTCAGACCAAACTAGATGAG CTGGGAGTGAAAGCCCTGACTGTTGAGGACCTGCTGCAGGCCCAGAAGGAGATATCAGCTCACAATCGTCAGCTGAAAGAGCAGACTAAGCAGCTTGAGAGAGACATGGCCTTGCTGAGAGACCACAGTCTGCTACTG CTGAAGTCTCGATGTGAGGAGCTGAAGTTGGATTGGGGCTCTTTGTGTTTGGAAAGTTTGTTGAAGGAGAAGCAGGCACTGCGCAGACAAATCTCTGAGAAACAGAGACACTGCTTGGAGTTGCAG ATCAGCATTGTGGAGCTGGAGAAAAGTCAAAGGCAGCAGGAGCTGCTTCAGCTGAAATCCTACAGCCCCTGTGAGGGCTCCCCATACAGAAAGAGCCTGGAATCACGCTCTTCCACGGACATGGACTCGTCTAAGCTTGGCCTGTCCTCAGCCCCAGCCCTCAATGGTATCAGCCCAGAGCTCTCTATCAATGGCACCAGCTCACCCTGTTTTGACCGGGCCAACATCAAGGGGGAGCTTCTTTCTCGCTACCTGCCCATCTCTCCTGACCACGAGATCGTGCCTGCCACCCCTGATGCTCGGCAGAGGCAGCAAGGCTCCTCCCACGCTCTTCCTGACTACACACGCTTCTCTCCTGCCAAGATTGCCTTGCGGAGGCACCTTAACCAGGACCCCACTGCATCTGCTCACTTGAGAGGTCCGGGGCTGACCACACACAG ggAACTGGGAAGTGTTAACTCTCCACTCGGTGCCAAACAGAACTGCCCCTCTCCCAATGCATCTGATGCACAGAAAAGTTCAGAGAGG GGTGGTAAGGAGAGGAGTCCGTCTGTTCAGGGTGACAACAGCATTACAAGCCTTCCAATTAGCATCCCATTGAGCACTGTCCACCCAAGTAAACTACCAGTCAGCATCCCACTGGCCAGCGTGGTGCTACCCAGTCGTGCTGAGAGACTG AGAAGTACTCCGAGTCCCGTGTCTCAGGCAGGCCAGACGAATG GATATTCATCCAGCTCAGGACTGATGAATGGAGGTCCCCACCTTGAGGACCATAATGGTGTTTCTTCATCACCTCCACCACACAGCAACACTCCTCTGATAGGACCAATAGGCCGAGGAGGTCCCATCCAGAGCCCCCCACTCAGTACTGGAGGGGTGCTCCAGTATGCAGATGGACCCCCGAGGATTCTTCCAGAAGACGAACAAGACCGCCAGGGGGGTGAATCCGACACAGAGCCCCAGGACAGTGAACTGCGGAGGAGaatctttttctcctcctcctcctcttcatcctcgtCTTCCTCTTTGTCAGGCAGTGGAGGCAGCACGGCCGGAGGATCACGCCTCCACCACCACACTGGCAACTCAGCAAAGCAGGGATACCACAGTAACCATggaaaccaccaccaccagtcccCCGGCACacagcacactcacacacccacacatacgTTGTCATCACATTCCTCTCACACCCTTGGCTCTCAAGAGGGACGCAAGCGGGGGAGAAGGAAACGCAGCTCTGCAGGACCTGTCACAGCCAGCGGATCCCCAAAGAGGAGGTCATTCCCTGGGGTCAGCTCCAACAACCACTCCTCAGGATCACCACTCAACATTAACTCAATG GTCAACAACATCAACCAGCCTCTGGAGATCTCTGCCATCTCCTCCCCAGAACAATCAAGCCGCAGTCCAAGTGGGCCTGACCTAGACCAGCCTCCCATCTTGAAGAGAGAGCGCCCCTTAGAGCTTAATGGCACAGGCCGTTACTCCTCAGCCCCCAGCTCTGATGATGAGGACTCAGGATACCCCGCTGACAGCTCCAGTTCACG aattgaaagaaaaattgcCACTATATCCTTGGAGAGCAGAGATGGACCCGGTAGATTAGGCGATAGTGAAAGAG GCAGAAAATCTGGTAGCAGCAGTGGAAACAGCACAGGTAGTGAggcctcctcttcatcctccttgTCCTCTACTAGCAAGTGGAAATCTACCTTTTCACCTATTTCCGACCCAAAGCAACCCAACTCTGAACTAAGACAGGGGGGCTCTCCATTTGGCATGGGGGGGTCGAGCCGGGGCAATGACTCAGATTCTGaccacaaacagcagcatcagcaggtGAGAAAAGGGAGTGACGGAGAGTCGTCCAGCTACATGACCCCCAATCCCTTCCTCAGTCAGGAGGCAGGGACCCGGGGTGGAGGCAGCTGTAGTGGTGGTGGACCCCAGGGAGGCAGTGGCTCAGACCAACGCCAGGCCCTCCAGAAGCAGAAAGCCCCTCGCGACTGGGAGCTGAAGACGAGCAGCAGCCTAGCCAGTCAGAACCTATTTATTTCTGCTGCGGCAAGCAGTGGAGGAGGTATTCTGAGTGGGAAGGTGGGAGGCAGTCCTGTAGCAGTTTCCTCAACCACAGGGTCATCTGTAGGACAGTACCTGGGGTCTCCGTTCCCACTTGGAGGGACATCAGTCTTACAGTCCTTGTTCGGGGCTCAGACAGGAGGATCCACGGTGAGTGGGACCCCACGGCTCGTCAACGGACACTCTGCCTTGGGAAGCTTCTCCAGTGCAGGGCTGGCAGGGGGAGCGGCTGGAG GTATATTTCACCACGTGGTTCCCTCAGTGTCCTCCCATCAGTTTGGGGCGACGCTGCCCACCTCTGGAGGCCTCAGCTCTCTGCTcagtctctcttcctcttcctctaccTCCACCCAAACCCAGCAGCACACCATCCCCCAACCAGCCTCCACACGCCTGGCCTCCGCGTCCTcacctctccccctctccctctcccaggCTCAGCACAGCCGCACCCAGTCAGTCCTGCATAGCCCTTCTCCTCCCACGCTCTCCCTgccccctcctccacccctgCACAGCGTCCCCTCCTCCTCAGCACCCCCACACTCTGATGCCCCACCATCCTCTCGATCAGACTCCCTCCACTCCTCCCGTCTGTCCCACTCCTCTCTCCACCACCAGAGAGCACAGTCATCCcttgctctctccatctcctcctccacctctgtctcctctgcttctgtctctgctgctgccgccgccgctactgcctccctctcctcttcctctctgtcaacCTCCTCCTCGTCTCGTCCATTCGCAGTGCACTATTCCCCTCGGCTGCCCCCTCCACCACCAGCCACCAGTTCAGGTGGTGGCGGGAGCATGTGGAGGACTCAGGGCATGCATGGTACCTATATCACCTCCCAGCTCCCCGGCTCCCGACCTAGATAG